The stretch of DNA CGAGGACATCTCCAAGCTCTCCGGCGCCGCCCTCAAGGCCGTGCGCCGCAACATCCAGATGGTCTTCCAGGACCCGTACACCTCGCTCAACCCCCGCATGACGGTGGGCGACATCATCGGCGAGCCCTACGAGATCCACCCCGAGGTGGCCCCCAAGGGCGACCGCCGCAAGGCCGTGCAGGACCTGCTGGACGTGGTCGGGCTCAACCCCGAGTACATCAACCGGTACCCGCACCAGTTCTCCGGCGGCCAGCGCCAGCGCATCGGCATCGCCCGAGGCCTCGCGCTCAAGCCCGAGGTCATCATCTGCGACGAGCCGGTCTCCGCGCTGGACGTCTCGGTGCAGGCCCAGGTGATCAACCTGCTGGAGCAGCTCCAGAAGGACTTCGAGCTCTCGTACATGTTCATCGCCCACGACCTCTCGATCGTGCGCCACATCTCCGACCGGGTCGGGGTCATGTACCTCGGCAAGATGGTCGAGATCGGCACCGACGAGGAGATCTACGAGCACGCCACCCACCCGTACACCCAGGCGCTGCTCTCCGCCGTGCCGGTGCCGGACCCGACGGCCCGCGAGACCCGCGACCGGATCGTGCTCCAGGGCGACATCCCCTCCCCGGCCAACCCGCCCTCCGGCTGCCGCTTCCGCACCCGCTGCTGGAAGGCGGAGGCGCGCTGTTCGGAGGAGCTGCCGCTGCTCGCCGTCCCGAAGCTGGACGGCCCGGCCGCCCACGAATCGGCCTGCCATTTCGCGGCGGAGCGCGTGCTCGCTGGGGCGTGATCTTTCGGGGGCGCGGGGAACTGCGCGACCAGCCCTCTACGTACGTGGACGGTTGAGCGCGCAGTTCCCCGCGCCCTTGGTGTGGTTGCTCTGAGTGGTCATCGGAAAACCCATCCGGCCGTACATCGGTCGCGCCGCCGCCGAGAGGCGCTTCTTATGGGGTGTGATGCGACACACACCCCTGAGGAGGGACTCTTCATGCCCGCAGTCACCCGCGTTCGCTGGGCCGTGATCGGTGCGACTTCCGTGGCCCTGGTGGCCACGGGTTGCAGCAGTAGCGGCAGCAGCAGCTCGTCCTCCGACACGAGCAAGACCTTCAGTTACCAGAGCAGCGAGCCGCAGAACCCGCTGCAGCCGGCGAACGCGAACGAGGTCGGCGGCGGTCGCATCATCCAGAACCTCTTCCGCGGGCTGGTCGACTACGACCCGGCCAACGGGAAGCTGCGCAACCAGGTGGCCGACAAGATCGACACCACCGACTCGCAGACCTTCAACGTCACGCTGAAGTCGGGCTGGACCTTCCACGACGGCACGCCGGTCAAGGCGAAGAGCTTCGTTGACGCCTGGAACTGGGCCGCGACGGTCAGCAACAACCAGATCAACAGCTCCTGGTTCTCCGACATCGAGGGCTACGCCGACGTCCACCCCAAGAGCGGGTCGCCCGCCAAGACCACCATGTCGGGCCTGACGGTGGTGGACGACACCCACTTCACCATCAAGCTGGTCAACAAGGTCTCGTACTTCCCGTACAAGCTCGGCTACCCGGCCTTCTCGCCGCTGCCCGAGGGCTTCTTCAAGGACCCGGCGGGCTTCGGCCAGAAGCCGGTCGGCAACGGGCCGTACCAGTTCGTCAGCTGGGAGCACAACACCGCCGTCACCACCAAGGCCTTCCCGAACTACCAGGGCGTGGACAAGGCGAAGAACGGCGGCATCGTCTTCAAGATGTACACCACCGCCGAGGCGGCCTACGCGGACCTGCAGTCCAACAACCTCGACGTGATGGACCAGGTGCCGCCCTCCGCGCTGGCGAACTACAAGAACGACCTGGGCGACCGGGCGATCGACTCCCCGCAGGGCGCCATCCAGAACATCGGCTTCACGCTCTACCAGCCGGACTGGGCCGGGGCGAACATGGCCAAGGTCCGGCAGGGCCTGTCGATGGCGATCGACCGCGACACCATCACCAAGACGGTGCTGCAGAGCTCCCGCAAGCCCGCCACCGCCTGGGTCGCCGAGGGGGTCGAGGGCTACAAGGCCGGCACCTGCGGTGACTTCTGCACCTTCAACGCGACCAAGGCCAAGCAGCTGGTCACCGAGGGCGGCGGCGTCCCCGGCAACTCGCTGAAGATCACCTACAACGCGGACGGCGGCCACAAGGAGTGGGTGGACGCGGTCTGCAACTCCATCCGGCAGTCCACCGGGGTCAACTGCGTCGGTGACCCGAAGACGGACTTCAAGACCGCCCGCGCGGCGATCACCGGGCACACCATCGACGGTGCCTTCCGCACCGGCTGGGTCCAGGACTACCCGCTGAACGCCAACTTCCTCCACGACGTCTACGTCACCGGCGCCGCCTCCAACGACTTCGGCTACAGCAGCGCGGCCTTCGACGCCGCCGCGAAGAAGGCCGACGAGGCCGCCAGTGTCGAGGCCTCGGAGACCGGCTACCAGGAGGCCGAGGCCCAGCTCGCGCAGGACTTCCCGGCCATCCCGCTCTGGTACTACCGGACCAACTCGGGCTACTCGACCAAGGTCCAGAACGTGAAGTTCGACTCCTTCGGCAACCCCGCTTGGACCAACGTCCAGGTCAAGGGCTGACCACCCCCCTCGCCGGCCCCGCCCTCCCCGCACGGGGGGCGGGGCCCAGGCACTAGAGACCCGTTAGCCCCGCTGCACGCGGAAGGAGGCACGAGATGGGCAGCTACGTCCTACGGCGAGTGCTCCAGATGATCCCGGTGTTCTTCGGCGCCACACTCCTCATCTTCCTGATGGTCTACACCCTGCCGGGCGACCCGATCGCGGCGCTGTTCGGCGACAAGGCCGCCGACCCCGCCCAGGTGGCCAGCCTGAAGCACCAGTACTACCTCGACCAGCCGCTCTGGAAGCAGTACCTGCACTACATGGGCAACGTCTTCCAGCTGGACTTCGGCCAGAGCTTCACCGGCCGCCCGGTCTCCAGCATCATGGCGGACGCCTTCCCGATCACCATCCGGCTGGCCCTGGTGGCCTTCGTCTTCGAGATCGTCGTCGGCCTCGCCCTCGGCCTGGTGGCCGGCCTGTACCGGGGCAGCTTCGCGGACACCCTGGTGCTGGTGCTCACCCTGATCGTGATCTCGATCCCGGTCTTCGTGCTCGGCTACATCGCGCAGAACATCTTCGCGATCAAGCTCGGCTGGGTCACCGCGACCGTCCAGAACTCCACGGACATCAGCGAACTGCTGCTACCCGGCGCCGTGCTGGCCTCGCTCTCGCTCGCGTACGTGGCCCGGCTCACCCGGACCTCGATCGGCGAGAACCTGCGGGCCGACTACATGCGCACCGCCGTCGCCAAGGGCCTGCCCCGACGGACCAT from Kitasatospora sp. MMS16-BH015 encodes:
- a CDS encoding ABC transporter ATP-binding protein, whose product is MAEQPILEVKDLVKHYPLSQGVLVKKQVGAVKAVDGISFELMRGETLGIVGESGCGKSTLAKVLMNLERATAGQVLYKGEDISKLSGAALKAVRRNIQMVFQDPYTSLNPRMTVGDIIGEPYEIHPEVAPKGDRRKAVQDLLDVVGLNPEYINRYPHQFSGGQRQRIGIARGLALKPEVIICDEPVSALDVSVQAQVINLLEQLQKDFELSYMFIAHDLSIVRHISDRVGVMYLGKMVEIGTDEEIYEHATHPYTQALLSAVPVPDPTARETRDRIVLQGDIPSPANPPSGCRFRTRCWKAEARCSEELPLLAVPKLDGPAAHESACHFAAERVLAGA
- a CDS encoding ABC transporter permease — encoded protein: MGSYVLRRVLQMIPVFFGATLLIFLMVYTLPGDPIAALFGDKAADPAQVASLKHQYYLDQPLWKQYLHYMGNVFQLDFGQSFTGRPVSSIMADAFPITIRLALVAFVFEIVVGLALGLVAGLYRGSFADTLVLVLTLIVISIPVFVLGYIAQNIFAIKLGWVTATVQNSTDISELLLPGAVLASLSLAYVARLTRTSIGENLRADYMRTAVAKGLPRRTIIGRHLLRNSLIPVVTFLGTDLGALMGGAIVTEGIFNIQGVGNVLYKAIRTKEGPTVVGIVTVLVLVYLVASLVVDLLYAVLDPRIRYA
- a CDS encoding ABC transporter substrate-binding protein → MPAVTRVRWAVIGATSVALVATGCSSSGSSSSSSDTSKTFSYQSSEPQNPLQPANANEVGGGRIIQNLFRGLVDYDPANGKLRNQVADKIDTTDSQTFNVTLKSGWTFHDGTPVKAKSFVDAWNWAATVSNNQINSSWFSDIEGYADVHPKSGSPAKTTMSGLTVVDDTHFTIKLVNKVSYFPYKLGYPAFSPLPEGFFKDPAGFGQKPVGNGPYQFVSWEHNTAVTTKAFPNYQGVDKAKNGGIVFKMYTTAEAAYADLQSNNLDVMDQVPPSALANYKNDLGDRAIDSPQGAIQNIGFTLYQPDWAGANMAKVRQGLSMAIDRDTITKTVLQSSRKPATAWVAEGVEGYKAGTCGDFCTFNATKAKQLVTEGGGVPGNSLKITYNADGGHKEWVDAVCNSIRQSTGVNCVGDPKTDFKTARAAITGHTIDGAFRTGWVQDYPLNANFLHDVYVTGAASNDFGYSSAAFDAAAKKADEAASVEASETGYQEAEAQLAQDFPAIPLWYYRTNSGYSTKVQNVKFDSFGNPAWTNVQVKG